The Bactrocera tryoni isolate S06 unplaced genomic scaffold, CSIRO_BtryS06_freeze2 scaffold_517, whole genome shotgun sequence genome has a segment encoding these proteins:
- the LOC120781265 gene encoding uncharacterized protein LOC120781265 isoform X2: MQQTRSQRRQSSHLFQMQDGLSPKKTAVIIVTVVGCIAILWPKVFYPMMFGSNVPAKSGNLKDQLGPGGCCDVVIDRDKFLNETPTEIGPQLYRKQLNLYTGEMSLRQERPAHLHPESIYQAMRERGRAIPATTPTVPILERKGSASNPPPRVVDGRPGPIPGMRPPMGAGSMHQPQARAGNSMGFIMPLYTIGIIVFFGYTIMKIVFKRSTPNAPYGPMPTNPDFRKEVFGQENGRQVDEAHNSKLGWREHQARSKPYEKISSGGGGGGVASGSELYNASLATATAASILSTQLKQHTHGIPSTFGGAGTGAGGSLAAGYSKETEQLMEIEKLRKKLEDTEKAMAKLIAEMNSDQYEAKKSSENPTSNFGDISNGHTKSEQEHEHGGYKDTNERNLANSETPSNVDREHKHEVQSPISKTTSDAEQKNIQQRMKREGSADRSVAVLGMEVTASCESGQKWTGRPPTPVFFSHHEHSNGNNESQAPEPQSIYLEGALAHESQILVTDSEIKTEEVYDKELNGSPEEPAVVLSSKMTLSLINLDTSHENNYVENQPEIESPLADDIEIIGADEK; this comes from the exons atgcaaCAAACGCGTTCACAGCGGAGGCAATCCAGTcatcttttccaaatgcaaGATGGACTGAGTCCTAAAAAAACAGCCGTCATAATTGTGACCGTAGTTGGTTGCATTGCAATACTTTGGCCGAAGGTATTCTACCCGATGATGTTCGGTAGCAACGTGCCCGCGAAAAGTGGAAATTTAAAGGATCAACTTGGACCGGGAG GTTGTTGTGATGTTGTTATTGACAGAGATAAATTTCTGAATGAAACTCCAACAGAAATCGGTCCACAATTGTATCGCAAGCAACTGAATTTATATACCGGAGAGATGA GTTTACGGCAGGAGCGTCCAGCACATTTACATCCCGAATCCATCTATCAAGCGATGCGTGAACGGGGTCGTGCCATTCCTGCAACTACACCGACAGTGCCAATTTTGGAGCGCAAAGGATCAGCCAGCAATCCACCGCCACGTGTCGTTGATGGCCGG CCTGGCCCTATTCCCGGAATGCGCCCACCCATGGGCGCCGGATCTATGCATCAACCGCAGGCCCGCGCTGGTAATAGTATGGGCTTCATAATGCCACTTTATACAATTGGGATAATAGTCTTCTTCGGTTACACGATTATGAag ATAGTGTTCAAGCGGTCAACGCCGAATGCACCTTATGGACCCATGCCTACCAACCCCGACTTTAGAAAAGAAGTCTTTGGTCAAGAAAATGGCAGACAAGTTGACGAAGCGCATAATTCTAAACTAG GGTGGCGCGAACATCAAGCAA GGTCAAAACCATATGAAAAAATCAGCagtggtggtggcggcggcggtgtTGCAAGTGGCAGCGAGCTTTACAATGCCAGTTTGGCTACTGCCACGGCGGCATCCATTCTTTCGACGCAGCTGAAGCAGCACACTCATGGCATACCCAGCACTTTTGGTGGTGCTGGCACTGGCGCTGGGGGAAGCTTGGCTGCCGGATACAGCAAGGAAACTGAACAATTGATGGAAATTGAGAAATTGCGTAAAAAACTTGAGGATACCGAAAAGGCGATGGCAAAATTGATCGCAGAAATGAACTCAGACCAATACGAAGCTAAG AAATCAAGCGAAAATCCGACATCGAACTTTGGAGACATTTCCAATGGGCATACGAAATCTGAGCAGGAACATGAGCATGGAGGTTATAAAGATACAAACGAGCGAAATCTGGCGAATAGTGAAACTCCCTCGAATGTAGATAGAGAACATAAACATGAAGTTCAGAGTCCTATTAGTAAAACCACAAGCGATGCTGAACAAAAGAACATCCAACAACGAATGAAAAGGGAAGGCAGTGCTGATCGATCAGTGGCG GTTCTTGGAATGGAGGTGACAGCAAGTTGTGAGAGTGGCCAAAAGTGGACAGGCCGCCCTCCAACACCTGTTTTCTTTTCGCACCATGAGCAT TCCAATGGTAATAACGAAAGTCAGGCGCCTGAACCGCAATCCATCTACTTGGAAGGTGCTTTGGCGCACGAGTCACAAATATTGGTTACCGATTCGGAAATAAAAACAGAGGAAGTTTATGACAAAGAGTTGAATGGGTCACCAGAGGAGCCAGCG GTGGTGTTGAGTAGTAAGATGACATTATCGCTAATCAATTTGGATACAAGTCATGAAAATAATTATGTGGAAAATCAACCGGAAATCGAAAGTCCCCTGGCGGATGATATCGAAATAATTGGTGCTGAcgaaaaatag
- the LOC120781265 gene encoding uncharacterized protein LOC120781265 isoform X3, with amino-acid sequence MQQTRSQRRQSSHLFQMQDGLSPKKTAVIIVTVVGCIAILWPKVFYPMMFGSNVPAKSGNLKDQLGPGGCCDVVIDRDKFLNETPTEIGPQLYRKQLNLYTGEMNSNPGLRQERPAHLHPESIYQAMRERGRAIPATTPTVPILERKGSASNPPPRVVDGRPGPIPGMRPPMGAGSMHQPQARAGNSMGFIMPLYTIGIIVFFGYTIMKIVFKRSTPNAPYGPMPTNPDFRKEVFGQENGRQVDEAHNSKLGSKPYEKISSGGGGGGVASGSELYNASLATATAASILSTQLKQHTHGIPSTFGGAGTGAGGSLAAGYSKETEQLMEIEKLRKKLEDTEKAMAKLIAEMNSDQYEAKKSSENPTSNFGDISNGHTKSEQEHEHGGYKDTNERNLANSETPSNVDREHKHEVQSPISKTTSDAEQKNIQQRMKREGSADRSVAVLGMEVTASCESGQKWTGRPPTPVFFSHHEHSNGNNESQAPEPQSIYLEGALAHESQILVTDSEIKTEEVYDKELNGSPEEPAVVLSSKMTLSLINLDTSHENNYVENQPEIESPLADDIEIIGADEK; translated from the exons atgcaaCAAACGCGTTCACAGCGGAGGCAATCCAGTcatcttttccaaatgcaaGATGGACTGAGTCCTAAAAAAACAGCCGTCATAATTGTGACCGTAGTTGGTTGCATTGCAATACTTTGGCCGAAGGTATTCTACCCGATGATGTTCGGTAGCAACGTGCCCGCGAAAAGTGGAAATTTAAAGGATCAACTTGGACCGGGAG GTTGTTGTGATGTTGTTATTGACAGAGATAAATTTCTGAATGAAACTCCAACAGAAATCGGTCCACAATTGTATCGCAAGCAACTGAATTTATATACCGGAGAGATGA ATTCTAATCCAGGTTTACGGCAGGAGCGTCCAGCACATTTACATCCCGAATCCATCTATCAAGCGATGCGTGAACGGGGTCGTGCCATTCCTGCAACTACACCGACAGTGCCAATTTTGGAGCGCAAAGGATCAGCCAGCAATCCACCGCCACGTGTCGTTGATGGCCGG CCTGGCCCTATTCCCGGAATGCGCCCACCCATGGGCGCCGGATCTATGCATCAACCGCAGGCCCGCGCTGGTAATAGTATGGGCTTCATAATGCCACTTTATACAATTGGGATAATAGTCTTCTTCGGTTACACGATTATGAag ATAGTGTTCAAGCGGTCAACGCCGAATGCACCTTATGGACCCATGCCTACCAACCCCGACTTTAGAAAAGAAGTCTTTGGTCAAGAAAATGGCAGACAAGTTGACGAAGCGCATAATTCTAAACTAG GGTCAAAACCATATGAAAAAATCAGCagtggtggtggcggcggcggtgtTGCAAGTGGCAGCGAGCTTTACAATGCCAGTTTGGCTACTGCCACGGCGGCATCCATTCTTTCGACGCAGCTGAAGCAGCACACTCATGGCATACCCAGCACTTTTGGTGGTGCTGGCACTGGCGCTGGGGGAAGCTTGGCTGCCGGATACAGCAAGGAAACTGAACAATTGATGGAAATTGAGAAATTGCGTAAAAAACTTGAGGATACCGAAAAGGCGATGGCAAAATTGATCGCAGAAATGAACTCAGACCAATACGAAGCTAAG AAATCAAGCGAAAATCCGACATCGAACTTTGGAGACATTTCCAATGGGCATACGAAATCTGAGCAGGAACATGAGCATGGAGGTTATAAAGATACAAACGAGCGAAATCTGGCGAATAGTGAAACTCCCTCGAATGTAGATAGAGAACATAAACATGAAGTTCAGAGTCCTATTAGTAAAACCACAAGCGATGCTGAACAAAAGAACATCCAACAACGAATGAAAAGGGAAGGCAGTGCTGATCGATCAGTGGCG GTTCTTGGAATGGAGGTGACAGCAAGTTGTGAGAGTGGCCAAAAGTGGACAGGCCGCCCTCCAACACCTGTTTTCTTTTCGCACCATGAGCAT TCCAATGGTAATAACGAAAGTCAGGCGCCTGAACCGCAATCCATCTACTTGGAAGGTGCTTTGGCGCACGAGTCACAAATATTGGTTACCGATTCGGAAATAAAAACAGAGGAAGTTTATGACAAAGAGTTGAATGGGTCACCAGAGGAGCCAGCG GTGGTGTTGAGTAGTAAGATGACATTATCGCTAATCAATTTGGATACAAGTCATGAAAATAATTATGTGGAAAATCAACCGGAAATCGAAAGTCCCCTGGCGGATGATATCGAAATAATTGGTGCTGAcgaaaaatag
- the LOC120781265 gene encoding uncharacterized protein LOC120781265 isoform X11 codes for MQQTRSQRRQSSHLFQMQDGLSPKKTAVIIVTVVGCIAILWPKVFYPMMFGSNVPAKSGNLKDQLGPGGLRQERPAHLHPESIYQAMRERGRAIPATTPTVPILERKGSASNPPPRVVDGRPGPIPGMRPPMGAGSMHQPQARAGNSMGFIMPLYTIGIIVFFGYTIMKIVFKRSTPNAPYGPMPTNPDFRKEVFGQENGRQVDEAHNSKLVVTAIQGLIDAADEQIKLRENNATSDTPKKSSENPTSNFGDISNGHTKSEQEHEHGGYKDTNERNLANSETPSNVDREHKHEVQSPISKTTSDAEQKNIQQRMKREGSADRSVAVLGMEVTASCESGQKWTGRPPTPVFFSHHEHSNGNNESQAPEPQSIYLEGALAHESQILVTDSEIKTEEVYDKELNGSPEEPAVVLSSKMTLSLINLDTSHENNYVENQPEIESPLADDIEIIGADEK; via the exons atgcaaCAAACGCGTTCACAGCGGAGGCAATCCAGTcatcttttccaaatgcaaGATGGACTGAGTCCTAAAAAAACAGCCGTCATAATTGTGACCGTAGTTGGTTGCATTGCAATACTTTGGCCGAAGGTATTCTACCCGATGATGTTCGGTAGCAACGTGCCCGCGAAAAGTGGAAATTTAAAGGATCAACTTGGACCGGGAG GTTTACGGCAGGAGCGTCCAGCACATTTACATCCCGAATCCATCTATCAAGCGATGCGTGAACGGGGTCGTGCCATTCCTGCAACTACACCGACAGTGCCAATTTTGGAGCGCAAAGGATCAGCCAGCAATCCACCGCCACGTGTCGTTGATGGCCGG CCTGGCCCTATTCCCGGAATGCGCCCACCCATGGGCGCCGGATCTATGCATCAACCGCAGGCCCGCGCTGGTAATAGTATGGGCTTCATAATGCCACTTTATACAATTGGGATAATAGTCTTCTTCGGTTACACGATTATGAag ATAGTGTTCAAGCGGTCAACGCCGAATGCACCTTATGGACCCATGCCTACCAACCCCGACTTTAGAAAAGAAGTCTTTGGTCAAGAAAATGGCAGACAAGTTGACGAAGCGCATAATTCTAAACTAG TTGTAACAGCAATTCAAGGTTTAATTGATGCTGCCGATGAGCAAATAAAATTACGAGAGAATAATGCGACTTCAGATACACCTAAG AAATCAAGCGAAAATCCGACATCGAACTTTGGAGACATTTCCAATGGGCATACGAAATCTGAGCAGGAACATGAGCATGGAGGTTATAAAGATACAAACGAGCGAAATCTGGCGAATAGTGAAACTCCCTCGAATGTAGATAGAGAACATAAACATGAAGTTCAGAGTCCTATTAGTAAAACCACAAGCGATGCTGAACAAAAGAACATCCAACAACGAATGAAAAGGGAAGGCAGTGCTGATCGATCAGTGGCG GTTCTTGGAATGGAGGTGACAGCAAGTTGTGAGAGTGGCCAAAAGTGGACAGGCCGCCCTCCAACACCTGTTTTCTTTTCGCACCATGAGCAT TCCAATGGTAATAACGAAAGTCAGGCGCCTGAACCGCAATCCATCTACTTGGAAGGTGCTTTGGCGCACGAGTCACAAATATTGGTTACCGATTCGGAAATAAAAACAGAGGAAGTTTATGACAAAGAGTTGAATGGGTCACCAGAGGAGCCAGCG GTGGTGTTGAGTAGTAAGATGACATTATCGCTAATCAATTTGGATACAAGTCATGAAAATAATTATGTGGAAAATCAACCGGAAATCGAAAGTCCCCTGGCGGATGATATCGAAATAATTGGTGCTGAcgaaaaatag
- the LOC120781265 gene encoding uncharacterized protein LOC120781265 isoform X1, which yields MQQTRSQRRQSSHLFQMQDGLSPKKTAVIIVTVVGCIAILWPKVFYPMMFGSNVPAKSGNLKDQLGPGGCCDVVIDRDKFLNETPTEIGPQLYRKQLNLYTGEMNSNPGLRQERPAHLHPESIYQAMRERGRAIPATTPTVPILERKGSASNPPPRVVDGRPGPIPGMRPPMGAGSMHQPQARAGNSMGFIMPLYTIGIIVFFGYTIMKIVFKRSTPNAPYGPMPTNPDFRKEVFGQENGRQVDEAHNSKLGWREHQARSKPYEKISSGGGGGGVASGSELYNASLATATAASILSTQLKQHTHGIPSTFGGAGTGAGGSLAAGYSKETEQLMEIEKLRKKLEDTEKAMAKLIAEMNSDQYEAKKSSENPTSNFGDISNGHTKSEQEHEHGGYKDTNERNLANSETPSNVDREHKHEVQSPISKTTSDAEQKNIQQRMKREGSADRSVAVLGMEVTASCESGQKWTGRPPTPVFFSHHEHSNGNNESQAPEPQSIYLEGALAHESQILVTDSEIKTEEVYDKELNGSPEEPAVVLSSKMTLSLINLDTSHENNYVENQPEIESPLADDIEIIGADEK from the exons atgcaaCAAACGCGTTCACAGCGGAGGCAATCCAGTcatcttttccaaatgcaaGATGGACTGAGTCCTAAAAAAACAGCCGTCATAATTGTGACCGTAGTTGGTTGCATTGCAATACTTTGGCCGAAGGTATTCTACCCGATGATGTTCGGTAGCAACGTGCCCGCGAAAAGTGGAAATTTAAAGGATCAACTTGGACCGGGAG GTTGTTGTGATGTTGTTATTGACAGAGATAAATTTCTGAATGAAACTCCAACAGAAATCGGTCCACAATTGTATCGCAAGCAACTGAATTTATATACCGGAGAGATGA ATTCTAATCCAGGTTTACGGCAGGAGCGTCCAGCACATTTACATCCCGAATCCATCTATCAAGCGATGCGTGAACGGGGTCGTGCCATTCCTGCAACTACACCGACAGTGCCAATTTTGGAGCGCAAAGGATCAGCCAGCAATCCACCGCCACGTGTCGTTGATGGCCGG CCTGGCCCTATTCCCGGAATGCGCCCACCCATGGGCGCCGGATCTATGCATCAACCGCAGGCCCGCGCTGGTAATAGTATGGGCTTCATAATGCCACTTTATACAATTGGGATAATAGTCTTCTTCGGTTACACGATTATGAag ATAGTGTTCAAGCGGTCAACGCCGAATGCACCTTATGGACCCATGCCTACCAACCCCGACTTTAGAAAAGAAGTCTTTGGTCAAGAAAATGGCAGACAAGTTGACGAAGCGCATAATTCTAAACTAG GGTGGCGCGAACATCAAGCAA GGTCAAAACCATATGAAAAAATCAGCagtggtggtggcggcggcggtgtTGCAAGTGGCAGCGAGCTTTACAATGCCAGTTTGGCTACTGCCACGGCGGCATCCATTCTTTCGACGCAGCTGAAGCAGCACACTCATGGCATACCCAGCACTTTTGGTGGTGCTGGCACTGGCGCTGGGGGAAGCTTGGCTGCCGGATACAGCAAGGAAACTGAACAATTGATGGAAATTGAGAAATTGCGTAAAAAACTTGAGGATACCGAAAAGGCGATGGCAAAATTGATCGCAGAAATGAACTCAGACCAATACGAAGCTAAG AAATCAAGCGAAAATCCGACATCGAACTTTGGAGACATTTCCAATGGGCATACGAAATCTGAGCAGGAACATGAGCATGGAGGTTATAAAGATACAAACGAGCGAAATCTGGCGAATAGTGAAACTCCCTCGAATGTAGATAGAGAACATAAACATGAAGTTCAGAGTCCTATTAGTAAAACCACAAGCGATGCTGAACAAAAGAACATCCAACAACGAATGAAAAGGGAAGGCAGTGCTGATCGATCAGTGGCG GTTCTTGGAATGGAGGTGACAGCAAGTTGTGAGAGTGGCCAAAAGTGGACAGGCCGCCCTCCAACACCTGTTTTCTTTTCGCACCATGAGCAT TCCAATGGTAATAACGAAAGTCAGGCGCCTGAACCGCAATCCATCTACTTGGAAGGTGCTTTGGCGCACGAGTCACAAATATTGGTTACCGATTCGGAAATAAAAACAGAGGAAGTTTATGACAAAGAGTTGAATGGGTCACCAGAGGAGCCAGCG GTGGTGTTGAGTAGTAAGATGACATTATCGCTAATCAATTTGGATACAAGTCATGAAAATAATTATGTGGAAAATCAACCGGAAATCGAAAGTCCCCTGGCGGATGATATCGAAATAATTGGTGCTGAcgaaaaatag
- the LOC120781265 gene encoding uncharacterized protein LOC120781265 isoform X5, with product MQQTRSQRRQSSHLFQMQDGLSPKKTAVIIVTVVGCIAILWPKVFYPMMFGSNVPAKSGNLKDQLGPGDSNPGLRQERPAHLHPESIYQAMRERGRAIPATTPTVPILERKGSASNPPPRVVDGRPGPIPGMRPPMGAGSMHQPQARAGNSMGFIMPLYTIGIIVFFGYTIMKIVFKRSTPNAPYGPMPTNPDFRKEVFGQENGRQVDEAHNSKLGWREHQARSKPYEKISSGGGGGGVASGSELYNASLATATAASILSTQLKQHTHGIPSTFGGAGTGAGGSLAAGYSKETEQLMEIEKLRKKLEDTEKAMAKLIAEMNSDQYEAKKSSENPTSNFGDISNGHTKSEQEHEHGGYKDTNERNLANSETPSNVDREHKHEVQSPISKTTSDAEQKNIQQRMKREGSADRSVAVLGMEVTASCESGQKWTGRPPTPVFFSHHEHSNGNNESQAPEPQSIYLEGALAHESQILVTDSEIKTEEVYDKELNGSPEEPAVVLSSKMTLSLINLDTSHENNYVENQPEIESPLADDIEIIGADEK from the exons atgcaaCAAACGCGTTCACAGCGGAGGCAATCCAGTcatcttttccaaatgcaaGATGGACTGAGTCCTAAAAAAACAGCCGTCATAATTGTGACCGTAGTTGGTTGCATTGCAATACTTTGGCCGAAGGTATTCTACCCGATGATGTTCGGTAGCAACGTGCCCGCGAAAAGTGGAAATTTAAAGGATCAACTTGGACCGGGAG ATTCTAATCCAGGTTTACGGCAGGAGCGTCCAGCACATTTACATCCCGAATCCATCTATCAAGCGATGCGTGAACGGGGTCGTGCCATTCCTGCAACTACACCGACAGTGCCAATTTTGGAGCGCAAAGGATCAGCCAGCAATCCACCGCCACGTGTCGTTGATGGCCGG CCTGGCCCTATTCCCGGAATGCGCCCACCCATGGGCGCCGGATCTATGCATCAACCGCAGGCCCGCGCTGGTAATAGTATGGGCTTCATAATGCCACTTTATACAATTGGGATAATAGTCTTCTTCGGTTACACGATTATGAag ATAGTGTTCAAGCGGTCAACGCCGAATGCACCTTATGGACCCATGCCTACCAACCCCGACTTTAGAAAAGAAGTCTTTGGTCAAGAAAATGGCAGACAAGTTGACGAAGCGCATAATTCTAAACTAG GGTGGCGCGAACATCAAGCAA GGTCAAAACCATATGAAAAAATCAGCagtggtggtggcggcggcggtgtTGCAAGTGGCAGCGAGCTTTACAATGCCAGTTTGGCTACTGCCACGGCGGCATCCATTCTTTCGACGCAGCTGAAGCAGCACACTCATGGCATACCCAGCACTTTTGGTGGTGCTGGCACTGGCGCTGGGGGAAGCTTGGCTGCCGGATACAGCAAGGAAACTGAACAATTGATGGAAATTGAGAAATTGCGTAAAAAACTTGAGGATACCGAAAAGGCGATGGCAAAATTGATCGCAGAAATGAACTCAGACCAATACGAAGCTAAG AAATCAAGCGAAAATCCGACATCGAACTTTGGAGACATTTCCAATGGGCATACGAAATCTGAGCAGGAACATGAGCATGGAGGTTATAAAGATACAAACGAGCGAAATCTGGCGAATAGTGAAACTCCCTCGAATGTAGATAGAGAACATAAACATGAAGTTCAGAGTCCTATTAGTAAAACCACAAGCGATGCTGAACAAAAGAACATCCAACAACGAATGAAAAGGGAAGGCAGTGCTGATCGATCAGTGGCG GTTCTTGGAATGGAGGTGACAGCAAGTTGTGAGAGTGGCCAAAAGTGGACAGGCCGCCCTCCAACACCTGTTTTCTTTTCGCACCATGAGCAT TCCAATGGTAATAACGAAAGTCAGGCGCCTGAACCGCAATCCATCTACTTGGAAGGTGCTTTGGCGCACGAGTCACAAATATTGGTTACCGATTCGGAAATAAAAACAGAGGAAGTTTATGACAAAGAGTTGAATGGGTCACCAGAGGAGCCAGCG GTGGTGTTGAGTAGTAAGATGACATTATCGCTAATCAATTTGGATACAAGTCATGAAAATAATTATGTGGAAAATCAACCGGAAATCGAAAGTCCCCTGGCGGATGATATCGAAATAATTGGTGCTGAcgaaaaatag
- the LOC120781265 gene encoding uncharacterized protein LOC120781265 isoform X9, translating into MQQTRSQRRQSSHLFQMQDGLSPKKTAVIIVTVVGCIAILWPKVFYPMMFGSNVPAKSGNLKDQLGPGGCCDVVIDRDKFLNETPTEIGPQLYRKQLNLYTGEMSLRQERPAHLHPESIYQAMRERGRAIPATTPTVPILERKGSASNPPPRVVDGRPGPIPGMRPPMGAGSMHQPQARAGNSMGFIMPLYTIGIIVFFGYTIMKIVFKRSTPNAPYGPMPTNPDFRKEVFGQENGRQVDEAHNSKLVVTAIQGLIDAADEQIKLRENNATSDTPKKSSENPTSNFGDISNGHTKSEQEHEHGGYKDTNERNLANSETPSNVDREHKHEVQSPISKTTSDAEQKNIQQRMKREGSADRSVAVLGMEVTASCESGQKWTGRPPTPVFFSHHEHSNGNNESQAPEPQSIYLEGALAHESQILVTDSEIKTEEVYDKELNGSPEEPAVVLSSKMTLSLINLDTSHENNYVENQPEIESPLADDIEIIGADEK; encoded by the exons atgcaaCAAACGCGTTCACAGCGGAGGCAATCCAGTcatcttttccaaatgcaaGATGGACTGAGTCCTAAAAAAACAGCCGTCATAATTGTGACCGTAGTTGGTTGCATTGCAATACTTTGGCCGAAGGTATTCTACCCGATGATGTTCGGTAGCAACGTGCCCGCGAAAAGTGGAAATTTAAAGGATCAACTTGGACCGGGAG GTTGTTGTGATGTTGTTATTGACAGAGATAAATTTCTGAATGAAACTCCAACAGAAATCGGTCCACAATTGTATCGCAAGCAACTGAATTTATATACCGGAGAGATGA GTTTACGGCAGGAGCGTCCAGCACATTTACATCCCGAATCCATCTATCAAGCGATGCGTGAACGGGGTCGTGCCATTCCTGCAACTACACCGACAGTGCCAATTTTGGAGCGCAAAGGATCAGCCAGCAATCCACCGCCACGTGTCGTTGATGGCCGG CCTGGCCCTATTCCCGGAATGCGCCCACCCATGGGCGCCGGATCTATGCATCAACCGCAGGCCCGCGCTGGTAATAGTATGGGCTTCATAATGCCACTTTATACAATTGGGATAATAGTCTTCTTCGGTTACACGATTATGAag ATAGTGTTCAAGCGGTCAACGCCGAATGCACCTTATGGACCCATGCCTACCAACCCCGACTTTAGAAAAGAAGTCTTTGGTCAAGAAAATGGCAGACAAGTTGACGAAGCGCATAATTCTAAACTAG TTGTAACAGCAATTCAAGGTTTAATTGATGCTGCCGATGAGCAAATAAAATTACGAGAGAATAATGCGACTTCAGATACACCTAAG AAATCAAGCGAAAATCCGACATCGAACTTTGGAGACATTTCCAATGGGCATACGAAATCTGAGCAGGAACATGAGCATGGAGGTTATAAAGATACAAACGAGCGAAATCTGGCGAATAGTGAAACTCCCTCGAATGTAGATAGAGAACATAAACATGAAGTTCAGAGTCCTATTAGTAAAACCACAAGCGATGCTGAACAAAAGAACATCCAACAACGAATGAAAAGGGAAGGCAGTGCTGATCGATCAGTGGCG GTTCTTGGAATGGAGGTGACAGCAAGTTGTGAGAGTGGCCAAAAGTGGACAGGCCGCCCTCCAACACCTGTTTTCTTTTCGCACCATGAGCAT TCCAATGGTAATAACGAAAGTCAGGCGCCTGAACCGCAATCCATCTACTTGGAAGGTGCTTTGGCGCACGAGTCACAAATATTGGTTACCGATTCGGAAATAAAAACAGAGGAAGTTTATGACAAAGAGTTGAATGGGTCACCAGAGGAGCCAGCG GTGGTGTTGAGTAGTAAGATGACATTATCGCTAATCAATTTGGATACAAGTCATGAAAATAATTATGTGGAAAATCAACCGGAAATCGAAAGTCCCCTGGCGGATGATATCGAAATAATTGGTGCTGAcgaaaaatag